CTGGTAAAACCACCATGTTTCGCATGATTACCGGAGTGGAAAAGCCGGATGCCGGTGAGATTAACGTTGGTGAATCCGTAAGGCTGGCTCATGTTGACCAGCACCGTGATGATCTTGAGGGAGACAAAACTGTTTTTGAAGTTATCAGCGACGGACATGATATGATCAAAATGGCTGGCAAAGAGATCAATGCCCGGGCTTATCTTGGCAGATTCAATATTACAGGCGGAGATCAGCAGAAAAAGGTCAGTGTGCTTTCCGGTGGAGAAAGAAACAGGGTGCAACTGGCCAGAATGCTCAAACAGGAGGCAAATGTTCTGCTGCTGGATGAACCAACCAATGATCTTGATGTAAACACCATGCGAGCCTTGGAGGAAGGGTTGCTGAACTTTGCCGGATGTGTTCTGGTCATCAGCCATGATCGCTGGTTTCTTGACCGCATTGCTACTCACATTATGGCCTTTGAAGGCAACAGCGAGGTTCTGTTTTTTGACGGCAACTTCACAGAATATGAAGAGGATAGAAAGAAAAGGCTGGGCAAAGAGGCGGAAATACCCAAAAGAATCAGGTATCGTAAACTGGTCAGATAATAGTTCTGACAAACAGATGTTTTTTGATATCCGGGTGTTGAGCGCATAAAAAAGCATTTACACCGGAATTGACCTGGGAGGTTTTCTGGCCATTCAGGTTCTCTAAGCTGTACTGCCCGGCACGGATGACCGGGCGGTGCAGCCCTGGCAGTATAATTTCTATATCGTCAGTAGAATTCCACTTATCTTTGATCTGTAACAGCCATTTATGGTCTCCTAAACGCTCAATGACTCTTGCCAGAATTTTTTTGCTTCTGTGGGCTGCTTTCTGATGTGTGGTGTATATTTTTTTTTTGTAAAGAAAGAAGCCAGATCCAAGAGGTCTGGTGCTGATGTATCCAAGCTCACTTAAATATAATGCGGGCCTGAACTGTTTTTTAAAGAAATCGTCAATAGCTGTACGGTATATATCCGCAACCATGGCAATATAAGAAACGCTTTTGGTTCTTCCTTCAATTTTTAAAGAGTGAAGCCTGTTTCTGATCATCCAGGGAATGAACTTAACAAGGCACAGATCTTCAGCGCTGAAAATCTTTGAAAAGCCAGGTCCCTGCTTAACAGTCCAGACAGGGTATCCAGGCCTGGTTTTTTCTTCGAGATCAACTGGATGGGGCCGGTAATCATACCTGCAGGGATGGGCACAAAGGCCCTGGTTTGCTGATCTTTTATTGAGATGTGCGCTTAAAAAGCATCTTCCGGATACAGCCATGCACATTGCTCCGTGCACAAACATTTCCAGTTCCATTTGTGAACAATTTTTTAAAATGGCATTTATGTCTTTGATACTTAATTCCCTGGACAAATTTACTCTTTTGACACCTTGCTCCTGCCAGAAACTTATTGAAGGCAGGTTGCAGGTGTTGGCCTGGGTGCTGAGGTGCAAAGGTATATCTTTGTTTCTTTTTCTGATGAGATTGAGTACCCCTGGATCAGCAACTATAAGCGCATCAAAACTCATGGAGAGTATATAGTCTAAGAGTTTTTCTACCTTGGGAATATCTTTTTGCAAAGGAAGTGCGTTTAGGCAGAAGTAGGCTTTTGCTCCGGCAGAGTGGGCTTTTTCAATGCTTAGATGTAATTCTTCATTTGAAAAACCTTTGGCCTTGGACCGGAGATTGAGTTCTGAACCGCCAAGGTAAACAGCATCTGCCCCGTATGCGAGGGCTGTCTCGAGGCGTTCCATATCTCCTGCAGGACAAAGTAACTCAGGCTGTGCAAGCAGGGATGAGTTCAGGTCCAAAGTCCCTGCTCCATTCTTTTGTTTTTCATGTCCTGAACAATGGAGTATGGCATGTTCAGTTTGCCTTTTCCTTTGCCGAGACTGATGTCGGGTTTGATGGATCCATGAAAGTCAGAACCTCCACTTGGCAGAAGGTCGAGTTCCTGACAAATTTTCAGGTATGTTCGGGTTTGTTCAGCAAAATGCTCAGGATAAAAGACCTCCATTCCGTCCAGTCCCATTTCCTTGAGGTTGAGAAGTTCTTTTCTCAGGCCCTCTGGAGAGAGTTTTAGAGAAAAAGGATGGGCAAGGATCACGGTTGCCTGTTCGTTTTTGAGCATGGCAATTGCCTTTTCAGGGCTGAATTTTTCTTTTGGAACATAAGCTGCTCCGCCAGGTCCGATATATTTGTCAAAAGCCTCCTGGATGTTTGAAATTATTCCCTTATTCATGAGTACCCTTGAAATATGAGGTCTGCCCATGGCCGCATCTCCGGCCAGTTGTTTAACTTCCTCGAAACTGATGTCCACACCAGTTTCCTGCAGCTTGCTGATCATAATGTTGTTGCGATTGTTTCTTTTGGCTCTAAGCTCTCGCAGGGCGCTGGAGAGCACAGGAGCATCAGGTGTTACCCAAAGGCCAATAATGTGCATGAGGCCTGGATACTCAACGCTTAGTTCGCAACCTGGAATAACTTCAATGTCCAGATCTTTTCCAGCCTCCATGGCCTGAGCCAGGCCGTCAGTTGTGTCATGATCCGTCAAAGCAATGGCTTTAAGCCCTTTGTTTTTGGCGTGTCTAACCAGCTCAAAGGGAGTGTATGTGCCGTCAGAGGCGGTTGAATGAGCATGCAGGTCTATCTGGGACATAATAATCCTCGAGTGCAATAGTTAATTTACAGTATCAATATCAGGCGGACTATGCCAGCAAGTTAGTGCTTGCAAAGCAGAATAATGTTTGCAATGAAGAAAATGCAGTTTAAGACATGAGTGGCCTGCCTTATATCTTTTTTTGTGAGTCTTCATGTTTCATGGTGGAAATTCTTATGCCGGAAAAAAACGCTCCCATTGGAAACAGTCCCAAAGTCGAGCGACCTGTCACTATACACTGTCACCCATTTTTTTGTTTTCTGTGACAGGATTTAAGCGGTAAGTTTCCAAGGCGCTTAAATGATGCATACAATAAAATTTACTGACAGGGAGGCTGCGAGTGGCGGGTAAATTCAGTTTTGAGGTTACTTAAACCTGTAAGTTATTCTGCCACGAGTGAGGTCATAGGGTGAAAGTTCTACTTTGACCCGGTCCCCCGGTAAGATGCGAATATAGAATTTTCTCATTTTACCTGAAATATGTCCCAACACTTCGTGCCCATTGTCTAACTTTACTTTGAACATGGCATTGGGCAGAGCCTCTTCGACTATGCCTTCCACCTCAATAGCTTCTTCTTTGGCCATAATAACTCCTTGAGTATTTTTAATTTAAGATGCAATAAACTGGTAAGCTTCATCTGCAGAGACACCCGGTATTACATTTTTAATTATCATGTTGTGCTCCTGGCAGATTTGTTACGCTCCCACTGTTAATCCTACAATTATTATGATGATGAGGCGGTCTTGTCAAGAATCTGTGTATATTCGATGAAATCCTGAGCACAGCCAGATGAAATGGTAAATTACTAAATTATTATGTTTAAACAACTACCTTGAGCAAGCTATATGCGGGACATTCCGCGTTCCTGAAAAAGGGGATCATAAGCTGTTGATAAGCATTGCGGGATGTGGTATCTTATGAGATGGTAACAAACACCCCTGTTGAGGGATTATTATCTGTAAAGATTATTAATTATTCCTATCTGTTTAGCGCTTTTAAGGAAAGCAGGGGACAGGCACTCCGGGACCCACTTGAACATCATTTTGTGCTTAAAATATCTTATTTTTTTGGACAAGTGGGTCCCGGAAGAGCCAGTCCCCCTCCGGGCTGTATGCCTCCGGGCAGGAAGCCGTGCCACATGCAAATGGCTATACTGTTACCAATTATTCAATAACACTTAAACCATGAGTCGCAAATCAGCGCATTTTGAAAGGAGAACCGAACAAAATGGACTCAACTAAAATCAATCTTTTAGAAAAGGATATGCCCAGACAATGGTACAATGTATTGCCTGATCTGACTGATCCTTTGGCACCCCCTCTTGATCCAGGTACCAACCAACCTCTGGCTCCGGAAAAATTGGAGGCAATTTTTCCCAACTCCCTGATTGAACAGGAAATGTCCATGCAACGTTGGATTGATATTCCTGAACCTGTGCTCGATATATATAAACTATTTCGTCCCTCTCCTCTGGTAAGAGCCAGGCGGCTTGAACAGGCCATAGGAACAAAGGCCAGGATTTACTACAAAGATGAATCCGTTTCCCCTGCTGGTTCTCACAAGCCCAACACAGCAATTGCTCAGGCATATTACAACAAGATAGAAGGGGTTAAAAGGCTCAGTACGGAAACAGGTGCCGGACAATGGGGTACAGCCTTGTCTTTTGCCTGCAAAATGTTTGATATGCAGTGTACTGTATATATGGTCAGGTGCAGCTATGACCAGAAACCTTATCGGGGTATAATCATTCGATCATACGGGGGTGAGGTATTTCCCTCTCCATCGGATAAAACCGCCATTGGCAGGCAGGTGCTGGAAAAAGATCCTGATTCAGGAGGCAGTTTAGGGCTGGCCATATCTGAGGCTGTAGAAGATGCTGCTGCCAATGAAGATACCAAATATGCTCTGGGCAGTGTTTTGAACCATGTTATTCTGCATCAGACCATTACCGGGCTTGAGGTAAAGAAGCAATTGGATATTGCTGGAGAAAAGCCGGATATCCTGGTTGGTTGCGTTGGGGGAGGCAGTAACTTTGGAGGGCTTGTTCTGCCCTATATGCCTGAAAAAATGCAGGGTGAGAACATAAGGTTTGTAGCTGTAGAACCCCATGCCTGCCCTACATTGACCAAAGGACGTTTTACCTATGATTTTGGCGATATGGCCCAGAAAACGCCTCTTCTGAAGATGTATACTCTGGGGCATGCCTATTTTCCGCCTCCGATTCATGCTGGAGGTCTGCGTTATCATGGAGAATCGCCTATTGTTTCTCATATCGCCAAGCACGGCTACGCCGAAGCCAGGGCGTATTATCAGAATGAAGTTTTTGATGCAGCCAGACTTTTTATGCAGACTGAAGGTTTTGTACCGGCGCCTGAAACGTCGCATGCTATCAAAGCCACCATTGATTTGGCCAAGGAAGCTGATC
This DNA window, taken from Desulfonatronovibrio magnus, encodes the following:
- a CDS encoding PHP domain-containing protein → MSQIDLHAHSTASDGTYTPFELVRHAKNKGLKAIALTDHDTTDGLAQAMEAGKDLDIEVIPGCELSVEYPGLMHIIGLWVTPDAPVLSSALRELRAKRNNRNNIMISKLQETGVDISFEEVKQLAGDAAMGRPHISRVLMNKGIISNIQEAFDKYIGPGGAAYVPKEKFSPEKAIAMLKNEQATVILAHPFSLKLSPEGLRKELLNLKEMGLDGMEVFYPEHFAEQTRTYLKICQELDLLPSGGSDFHGSIKPDISLGKGKGKLNMPYSIVQDMKNKRMEQGLWT
- the infA gene encoding translation initiation factor IF-1, translated to MAKEEAIEVEGIVEEALPNAMFKVKLDNGHEVLGHISGKMRKFYIRILPGDRVKVELSPYDLTRGRITYRFK
- a CDS encoding peptidase U32 family protein — protein: MERLETALAYGADAVYLGGSELNLRSKAKGFSNEELHLSIEKAHSAGAKAYFCLNALPLQKDIPKVEKLLDYILSMSFDALIVADPGVLNLIRKRNKDIPLHLSTQANTCNLPSISFWQEQGVKRVNLSRELSIKDINAILKNCSQMELEMFVHGAMCMAVSGRCFLSAHLNKRSANQGLCAHPCRYDYRPHPVDLEEKTRPGYPVWTVKQGPGFSKIFSAEDLCLVKFIPWMIRNRLHSLKIEGRTKSVSYIAMVADIYRTAIDDFFKKQFRPALYLSELGYISTRPLGSGFFLYKKKIYTTHQKAAHRSKKILARVIERLGDHKWLLQIKDKWNSTDDIEIILPGLHRPVIRAGQYSLENLNGQKTSQVNSGVNAFLCAQHPDIKKHLFVRTII
- a CDS encoding TrpB-like pyridoxal phosphate-dependent enzyme, translated to MDSTKINLLEKDMPRQWYNVLPDLTDPLAPPLDPGTNQPLAPEKLEAIFPNSLIEQEMSMQRWIDIPEPVLDIYKLFRPSPLVRARRLEQAIGTKARIYYKDESVSPAGSHKPNTAIAQAYYNKIEGVKRLSTETGAGQWGTALSFACKMFDMQCTVYMVRCSYDQKPYRGIIIRSYGGEVFPSPSDKTAIGRQVLEKDPDSGGSLGLAISEAVEDAAANEDTKYALGSVLNHVILHQTITGLEVKKQLDIAGEKPDILVGCVGGGSNFGGLVLPYMPEKMQGENIRFVAVEPHACPTLTKGRFTYDFGDMAQKTPLLKMYTLGHAYFPPPIHAGGLRYHGESPIVSHIAKHGYAEARAYYQNEVFDAARLFMQTEGFVPAPETSHAIKATIDLAKEADPGQVIVFLYSGHGLLDLGSYDAYLRGDLLDKAFTDEEIEEALKTCPSVGF